ATGCCTTTACAGGTTCCTTATCTATGATATACCTATCAGATTTGATGTTGGCCAGTCCCCATCCGTGAGGATGTTTGTCGGAGTGATTGTAAAATTGATTAAGAGCTTTATTTATCTCTTTTGGAGCTTTTGAATTAAAACAAAAAATTTCACACATTTTCTACAATCCTCACATTGCCCTATTATATTTTTAATAACAATTGTTAATAAATATTTTTAATTTTTCATGAAATTGACATGGTCAATATATCTTTGAAGAACCTCATCAATCGGCCCTTCATCCATTACTAATTTTATTTCAGCATTTTCAGCTTTAATCTTGGATTTAAAACCATACTGAACAGCAATTAAAACATCACAATCCTCACAGGCCTTAATAACCTTTCCCCCCTGATGTTTTGAATCTTCTGCTATTTCAATATCTCTTTTTTCGACAAAATCCAACTCATCTTCCCAGTCATACACATATACTGATTTTCCTCGTCCGAGGTGCAAATCCACATTTTCACCATCAGATGATACAACAGCCAAACGCATTTTAATCCCTTACTTTTTTAATTATTTTAGCTACATTTCTTCCAAAAAGCCTTATTGTTTCTATTCCTTCCGTATCTTCAAGTGCAGTTCCTTCAGGACCTGCAATCACCATATTCCAGTATGTACTTCCTGCAACAATCATATTATTGATTGCGAAAAACATCATCATTTCCTGAAGTGTTAAAGTAACACCACCACGTCTTGCAACAGCAATCGGACCTCCGACCATCCAGTCAAGGAATTTATCTCCCCCACGAGAGACTTTACCAATTCTCTGAAGTGCTGCCATGATATCTCCTCTTGCGGTTCCGAAATAGACCGGTGCAGCAGGTATGAAACCGTCAGCATGACGTATTTTTTCAATAATATCTGCAAGACCATCGTTTAAAACGCAGTTGCCAGTTTCTGTGCATTTAAGACATGCAATGCAGGACTGGATTTTCATTCCCTTAAGTGAGATGATTTCAGCTTCAACGCCTTCTGCTTCAATTTCACGTGCGCACTGCTCAAGAACAATACCTGTGTTTGAGTTGCCTCTTGGGCTAGCATTTAATAGAATAACCTTACTCATATTATCACACTTACACTTCTGCACCATCTAATGCGTGATGACATTGGCAATCTGGTGAATCTTCTGCATTTTTTATAAAATTGTATATCATCTCAAGTAGACGAGCTTCCATTTTTCCGACCATTTCAAACACTTCATCGATGGTCAGCTCATTTTCTGAGATTCCTGAAGCGTAATTGGATACGATGCATATTGAATTGTAGCACATTTCCCTTTCACGTGCCAGTGTAACTTCCGGAAGACCTGTCATTCCCACAAGGTCTCCTCCAAGCATTTTAAACATTCGGATTTCAGCAGGAGTTTCAAATCTTGGCCCTTCTGTACAGACGTATGTGCCTCCTAAAATGACATCGCCTGATTTGGCGAGAATATCTCTTAAAGTAGGACAATATGGTTCTGTAACATCTATATGAACAACCTTATCTTCATAGAATGTTTTTTTCCTGTCCTGTGAGAAATCCAAAAAGTCATTCGGGATAACAAAAGTGCCCGGAGGCATATTTTCGTTCATAGATCCCACTGAGTTTGTAGCGATTATCTGAGTAACGCCAACATTTTTTAATGCATCGATATTGGCTCTGAAATTAATTTTATGAGGTGGAATTGAGTGACCTGATGCATGACGAGGTATGAAAGCCACTTTTTTGGAGAAAATCTCAAGAATTGAAACTTCAACTTCGCCGTAGTCTGTTTTAACCATTTCTTTCACACAGGAATCTGCTTTCTGTGTGATTTCATACACTCCGCTTCCGCCGATTATACCTATCATTTAATCTACCCTTTGCAAACTGCTATCGGTGTAACTTTTGCAACAAGTTTAGCGATTCCTGTGCTGTCGGATACTCTGACTACGCTGTCAACATCCTTATAAGCACCTGGTGCTTCTTCTTCGATAACATGTTTGCTTGTTGCTTTGATTTTAATTCCTTTTGATTCAAGATCAGATGTGATTTTATCTGCATCATAGTCCTTTTTGGCACGGGATCTTGAAAGCACTCTTCCTGCACCGTGAGCGGTTGAACCGAAGGTTTCTTCCATAGCAGTTTCGGTTCCGTGAAGTACATATGAAGAGGTTCCCATTGTACCCGGAATCAGTACAGGCTGGCCGACAGCTCTGTATTTTTCAGGAACTTCTTCTCTTCCAGGACCGAATGCACGGGTAGCTCCTTTTCTGTGAACGAGAAGGTCTTCTTCACGGTTGTAAACTTTGTGAGTTTCCATTTTTGCGATATTGTGGGCAACGTCATAGACAATATCCATATCCATATCCTTTGCGGATTTGCCTAAAACATCTTCAAAGGTTTCACGAATCCAGTGAGTCATCATTTGCCTGTTTGCCCATGCATAATTAGCTGCAGCAGCCATTGCCTGAATATAATTTTGTGCTTCTTTTGAATCAAGTGGAGCGCAGGCCAATTGTCTGTCTGCAAGTTGAATTTTATAATTTTTATAAGCTTTATCCATGATTCTTAAATAATCGGAACATATCTGGTGTCCGCATCCTCTTGAACCTGAATGAATCATAATGACAATCATTCCTTTTTCAAGACCGTATACTTCAGCCACTTCCTCATTGTAGATTTCATCGACTTCCTGAATTTCCAGAAAGTGATTTCCTGAACCTAGAGAACCTAACTGTGGAATTCCTCTTTTTTTGGCTTTATCTGAAACGATACTTGAATCTGCATCGACCATTCTTCCGTTTTCTTCAAGAACTTCCAAGTCCTCAGGCCATCCGTATCCGTTTTCAACAGCCCATTC
Above is a window of uncultured Methanobrevibacter sp. DNA encoding:
- a CDS encoding RtcB family protein, with amino-acid sequence MSIKDEIKKVRDNVYEIPGSYNKKMRASGRFYIADESFDALEEGAIEQIVNVACLPGVQRYSIGLPDIHFGYGFPIGGVAAFSMRNGIVSPGGVGFDINCGVRLIKSNLKREDIEEHIDELTEKLFKNIPSGVGSKGKIRLEKGEIDKVLDYGAEWAVENGYGWPEDLEVLEENGRMVDADSSIVSDKAKKRGIPQLGSLGSGNHFLEIQEVDEIYNEEVAEVYGLEKGMIVIMIHSGSRGCGHQICSDYLRIMDKAYKNYKIQLADRQLACAPLDSKEAQNYIQAMAAAANYAWANRQMMTHWIRETFEDVLGKSAKDMDMDIVYDVAHNIAKMETHKVYNREEDLLVHRKGATRAFGPGREEVPEKYRAVGQPVLIPGTMGTSSYVLHGTETAMEETFGSTAHGAGRVLSRSRAKKDYDADKITSDLESKGIKIKATSKHVIEEEAPGAYKDVDSVVRVSDSTGIAKLVAKVTPIAVCKG
- a CDS encoding NifB/NifX family molybdenum-iron cluster-binding protein; translation: MRLAVVSSDGENVDLHLGRGKSVYVYDWEDELDFVEKRDIEIAEDSKHQGGKVIKACEDCDVLIAVQYGFKSKIKAENAEIKLVMDEGPIDEVLQRYIDHVNFMKN
- a CDS encoding flavodoxin family protein — translated: MSKVILLNASPRGNSNTGIVLEQCAREIEAEGVEAEIISLKGMKIQSCIACLKCTETGNCVLNDGLADIIEKIRHADGFIPAAPVYFGTARGDIMAALQRIGKVSRGGDKFLDWMVGGPIAVARRGGVTLTLQEMMMFFAINNMIVAGSTYWNMVIAGPEGTALEDTEGIETIRLFGRNVAKIIKKVRD
- the mtnP gene encoding S-methyl-5'-thioadenosine phosphorylase, which codes for MIGIIGGSGVYEITQKADSCVKEMVKTDYGEVEVSILEIFSKKVAFIPRHASGHSIPPHKINFRANIDALKNVGVTQIIATNSVGSMNENMPPGTFVIPNDFLDFSQDRKKTFYEDKVVHIDVTEPYCPTLRDILAKSGDVILGGTYVCTEGPRFETPAEIRMFKMLGGDLVGMTGLPEVTLAREREMCYNSICIVSNYASGISENELTIDEVFEMVGKMEARLLEMIYNFIKNAEDSPDCQCHHALDGAEV